A DNA window from Thalassospiraceae bacterium LMO-JJ14 contains the following coding sequences:
- a CDS encoding RNA degradosome polyphosphate kinase, with the protein MDETTPPESGNDGKDQSEAPDEKSAALDRVTYEPHLLNRELSWLSFNTRVLEEAENKAHPLLERLRFLSISAANLDEFFMVRVAGIRGQIRAGVTQTSDDGLTPSQQIDAIQRQAHTVMHQQHAIWDRLRQELRSKQIYVLNRDEVSKDDLVWLEQQFMEHVFPVLTPLAVDPAHPFPFIPNFGFSLVLLLEHRDFDEHLRALLPIPSQLERYVRLPGPDIRFLALEDWVLLFIDKLFPDFSLVENGSFRVIRDSEMEIDEEAEDLVRTFESALKRRRRGSVIRLTFNADMPQQLQDLIIGEMGAENGVAMAMSGPLGLADTKQLILSERPDLLFTPFNARFPERIRDFGGDIFAAISKKDIIVHHPYESFDVVVQFVRQAARDPDVVAIKQTLYRTSNDSPIVAALIEAAEAGKSVTAMVELKARFDEEANIRWARDLERAGAQVVYGFVDKKIHAKVNLIVRREGQTLKSYVHFGTGNYHPITAKIYTDLSFFTCDQALCRDAARLLNYMTGYAQPAQMEKLSFSPLTLRQTLERLTDVEIKNAKAGKPAGIWMKMNSLVDPDLIEKFYEASQAGVQLEFVIRGICCLRPGIKGLSENIRVKSIVGRFLEHSRIYCFANGESLPSPAAKIFIASADLMPRNLNRRVETLVPIENPTVHKQVLEEIMIANLRDQAQSWIMHPDGNFQRVATGEGLSAQEYFMTNPSLSGRGSALNVGQEMTHKDDTSQS; encoded by the coding sequence ATGGATGAAACGACACCGCCAGAATCAGGCAATGACGGCAAGGACCAAAGCGAGGCCCCTGATGAAAAGAGCGCCGCTTTAGATCGTGTGACGTATGAACCGCATCTATTGAACCGTGAACTGTCGTGGCTTTCGTTCAATACGCGGGTTCTCGAGGAAGCCGAGAACAAAGCGCATCCGCTCCTGGAAAGGCTGCGCTTTCTGTCGATTTCCGCTGCCAACCTTGATGAGTTTTTCATGGTCCGCGTTGCCGGTATTCGCGGCCAGATCCGCGCCGGTGTGACGCAGACGAGCGACGACGGCCTGACACCTTCGCAACAGATCGACGCCATCCAGCGCCAGGCGCATACGGTGATGCATCAACAGCATGCCATCTGGGACCGTCTGCGCCAGGAACTGCGCTCGAAGCAAATTTATGTTCTCAATCGCGATGAAGTTTCAAAAGACGATCTGGTCTGGCTGGAACAGCAATTCATGGAGCACGTGTTCCCTGTCCTGACGCCGCTTGCCGTCGATCCCGCGCACCCCTTCCCGTTTATCCCGAATTTCGGATTCTCGCTGGTCTTGCTGCTTGAGCACCGCGATTTCGATGAGCATCTGCGCGCCCTGCTGCCGATCCCGTCGCAGCTTGAACGCTATGTGCGGCTGCCCGGCCCCGACATTCGCTTCCTCGCCCTTGAAGACTGGGTGTTGCTGTTTATCGACAAGTTGTTCCCCGATTTTTCGCTGGTCGAGAACGGTTCTTTCCGTGTCATCCGCGACAGCGAAATGGAAATCGACGAAGAAGCCGAAGATCTGGTTCGAACCTTCGAAAGCGCCCTGAAACGCCGCCGCCGCGGGTCGGTCATCCGCCTGACCTTCAATGCCGACATGCCGCAACAGTTGCAGGACCTGATCATCGGCGAAATGGGTGCCGAGAACGGGGTTGCCATGGCCATGAGCGGCCCGCTTGGCCTTGCCGACACCAAGCAACTGATTCTCAGCGAGCGCCCCGATCTTCTGTTTACGCCCTTCAACGCCCGTTTCCCGGAACGAATTCGCGACTTCGGTGGCGATATATTCGCGGCGATTTCCAAGAAAGACATCATCGTCCACCATCCCTATGAAAGCTTCGACGTTGTCGTGCAGTTCGTCCGCCAGGCCGCCCGGGACCCGGATGTCGTCGCCATCAAGCAAACACTTTACAGAACGTCGAACGACTCCCCCATTGTCGCCGCATTGATCGAGGCTGCCGAAGCGGGCAAGTCGGTGACCGCGATGGTCGAATTGAAGGCCCGTTTCGACGAAGAAGCCAATATTCGCTGGGCACGCGATCTGGAACGTGCGGGCGCACAGGTCGTTTACGGTTTCGTCGACAAGAAAATTCACGCCAAGGTCAACCTGATCGTGCGGCGCGAAGGACAGACCTTGAAATCCTATGTCCATTTCGGAACCGGGAACTACCACCCCATTACCGCAAAGATTTACACCGATCTGTCGTTCTTCACCTGCGATCAGGCACTGTGCCGCGATGCCGCCCGGCTGTTGAATTACATGACAGGCTACGCACAGCCGGCACAGATGGAAAAACTCTCATTTTCACCGCTGACGCTACGGCAAACGCTTGAGCGCCTGACGGATGTCGAAATCAAGAATGCCAAAGCCGGAAAACCGGCCGGCATCTGGATGAAGATGAACTCCCTCGTCGATCCGGATTTGATCGAGAAATTCTACGAAGCCTCGCAAGCCGGTGTGCAACTGGAATTCGTAATCCGCGGCATCTGCTGTCTGCGTCCCGGCATCAAAGGGCTGAGCGAGAACATCCGGGTCAAAAGCATTGTCGGGCGGTTTCTTGAACACTCGCGCATTTATTGCTTTGCCAACGGCGAAAGCCTGCCCTCCCCGGCGGCGAAGATATTCATCGCCTCGGCTGATCTGATGCCCAGAAATCTGAATCGCCGGGTCGAGACGCTGGTGCCGATCGAAAATCCAACCGTCCACAAACAGGTTCTGGAAGAAATCATGATCGCCAACCTGCGCGATCAGGCGCAAAGCTGGATCATGCATCCCGATGGCAACTTCCAGCGGGTTGCAACCGGGGAAGGCCTGTCCGCACAGGAATATTTCATGACCAACCCGAGCTTGTCCGGGCGCGGTTCAGCGCTTAATGTCGGTCAGGAAATGACCCACAAAGACGACACTAGCCAAAGCTGA
- a CDS encoding SDR family oxidoreductase encodes MDLGIAGKKAIVCAASKGLGKACAASLAREGVDVTICARTEETLNAAADEIRALGGGKVQTVACDITSEEGRAAVLEACPAPDILVNNAGGPPPGDFRDWDREDWIKAVDANMLTPIFLIKSTVDGMIERKFGRIVNITSSSVKAPIEILGLSNGARAGLTGFIAGLARKTVRHNVTINGLLPGAFYTDRLKSNLMAHAGKDGITLEEAAAQRAESIPAGRLGDAAEFGEYCAYLCSAQAGYITGQNCLIDGGNYPGTL; translated from the coding sequence ATGGATTTGGGAATAGCCGGCAAGAAAGCCATCGTTTGTGCAGCGTCGAAGGGACTGGGAAAAGCCTGTGCGGCGTCCCTGGCGCGCGAAGGTGTCGACGTGACGATCTGCGCACGGACCGAGGAAACGCTGAACGCCGCTGCGGATGAAATCCGCGCCCTCGGCGGCGGCAAGGTGCAGACCGTCGCCTGCGATATCACCAGCGAGGAAGGCCGCGCGGCCGTGCTTGAGGCCTGCCCGGCGCCAGATATTCTTGTCAACAATGCCGGTGGCCCGCCGCCGGGCGACTTCCGCGATTGGGACCGCGAGGACTGGATCAAGGCCGTCGATGCCAACATGCTGACGCCGATCTTCCTGATCAAATCGACCGTGGACGGCATGATCGAGCGCAAGTTCGGCCGCATCGTCAACATCACGTCGAGTTCCGTGAAGGCACCGATCGAGATTCTCGGCCTTTCCAACGGCGCGCGCGCCGGACTGACCGGGTTCATCGCCGGACTGGCCCGCAAGACCGTTCGCCACAACGTCACCATCAACGGCCTGCTGCCGGGCGCTTTTTATACGGACCGGCTGAAATCGAACCTGATGGCGCACGCCGGCAAGGACGGCATTACCCTGGAAGAAGCAGCGGCACAGCGAGCCGAAAGCATTCCTGCGGGGCGTCTGGGTGATGCCGCTGAATTCGGGGAGTATTGTGCGTATCTGTGTTCCGCACAGGCCGGGTACATCACCGGTCAAAACTGCCTGATCGACGGCGGCAACTATCCGGGGACGCTGTAA
- a CDS encoding DnaA/Hda family protein — MSPKQLAFDLEHRPALGEDDYLVAPCNAEAVAWIDRYPDWPAPALVLSGDTGSGKTHLARVFMAKSSAMEMAHDFLHNATPVFPDVRAVVIEDCDTLAGDPVAEEALFHLYNQAREDGRAILLTARKPAARWGIALADLASRLRAAPSVQISAPDDALLTMILVKLFADRQIGIEQAVLDFVVPRIERSFAAAQAFVASADRMALEDKRRITVPLAREVLNHQASLPNLD; from the coding sequence GTGAGCCCCAAGCAGCTTGCCTTCGATCTTGAACACCGCCCGGCACTTGGTGAAGACGATTATCTCGTCGCCCCCTGCAATGCCGAAGCCGTCGCGTGGATCGACCGCTACCCGGACTGGCCAGCGCCGGCTCTGGTCCTGAGCGGCGATACCGGTTCCGGCAAAACCCATCTGGCCCGGGTTTTCATGGCGAAGTCATCGGCCATGGAAATGGCGCATGATTTTCTGCATAACGCGACGCCGGTTTTTCCTGACGTCCGGGCCGTGGTCATTGAGGATTGCGACACCCTCGCCGGCGACCCCGTCGCCGAAGAAGCACTGTTCCACCTGTATAATCAGGCCCGCGAAGACGGCCGGGCAATCCTGCTGACGGCGCGCAAACCGGCAGCCCGCTGGGGTATCGCCCTTGCGGATCTGGCTTCAAGGCTGCGCGCGGCGCCGTCGGTGCAAATATCGGCCCCGGACGATGCGCTTTTGACGATGATTCTCGTCAAGCTGTTCGCTGACAGACAGATCGGCATCGAACAGGCGGTGCTTGATTTCGTCGTACCGCGGATCGAAAGATCCTTCGCCGCAGCCCAGGCCTTTGTCGCCAGCGCAGACCGGATGGCGCTAGAAGACAAGCGCCGGATTACCGTGCCGCTGGCGCGTGAGGTTCTGAACCATCAAGCGAGCCTGCCAAACCTGGATTGA
- a CDS encoding AI-2E family transporter: MSREQHVIIWLIALLGAGFILHLLSDVLLPFVIGITIAYFFDPLADRLERVGMSRPLATSLILLGFFLAATGIVVLIFPALQKQITAAIKLVPAMVDQFQAILSPLMEQLRADFTAETVSKLKEAAGNYAGTVFKWLSGFIANVWSGGLAVLNLLSLILITPLVAFYLLRDWDEIVAKVDSWLPLKSADTIREQVRKIDETLAGFVRGQASVCLVLAVLYAIGLSLAGLKAGLLIGLAAGALAVIPYIGAAVSFFIGVGLAIAQFQQDWVSILIVAAVFICGQTLESYFLTPKLVGGRVGLSPIWIIFAMLAGGTLFGLTGVLIALPVAAVSGVLVRFGIEQYLQSELYHGENNSTSEGK, encoded by the coding sequence GTGAGCCGTGAACAACACGTGATTATCTGGCTGATTGCCTTGCTCGGTGCCGGTTTTATCCTTCATCTGCTCAGCGATGTGCTTTTGCCGTTCGTCATCGGCATCACCATCGCCTATTTCTTTGATCCGCTCGCCGACCGGCTTGAGCGCGTAGGCATGTCACGACCACTGGCGACGTCCTTAATCCTGTTGGGTTTCTTCCTCGCAGCCACGGGTATTGTTGTCCTGATATTTCCCGCCCTGCAAAAACAGATCACCGCTGCGATCAAGCTAGTCCCCGCCATGGTCGATCAGTTCCAGGCCATATTATCGCCCTTGATGGAACAACTTCGCGCCGACTTCACGGCCGAAACCGTAAGCAAACTTAAGGAAGCTGCCGGGAATTATGCGGGCACTGTCTTCAAGTGGCTTTCAGGCTTCATTGCGAATGTCTGGAGCGGCGGACTGGCTGTCCTCAACCTCCTGTCGCTTATCCTGATTACGCCACTCGTCGCGTTTTACCTGCTCCGGGACTGGGATGAAATCGTTGCCAAAGTCGACAGTTGGCTGCCGCTGAAATCCGCCGACACGATCCGCGAGCAGGTTCGCAAGATCGACGAAACCCTGGCCGGGTTCGTCCGAGGTCAGGCCAGCGTCTGCCTCGTGCTGGCAGTCTTGTATGCAATCGGGCTCAGCCTTGCCGGACTGAAGGCCGGGCTATTGATCGGCCTCGCCGCCGGTGCATTGGCTGTTATTCCCTATATCGGCGCTGCGGTCAGCTTCTTCATCGGTGTCGGACTGGCCATTGCCCAGTTTCAGCAGGATTGGGTATCGATCCTGATCGTTGCCGCCGTGTTTATCTGCGGACAAACCCTGGAAAGCTACTTCCTGACACCGAAACTTGTCGGCGGCCGGGTCGGACTGTCGCCGATCTGGATCATCTTTGCGATGCTCGCCGGGGGGACGCTATTCGGCCTGACCGGGGTTCTGATTGCCCTGCCCGTTGCCGCCGTCAGCGGTGTGCTGGTCCGTTTCGGGATCGAGCAGTACCTGCAAAGCGAGCTTTATCATGGCGAGAACAATAGTACGTCGGAGGGCAAGTGA
- a CDS encoding CDP-alcohol phosphatidyltransferase family protein, translating to MNIANIISLARLLSVPVFVWLILIDETAAAFWLFLAAAISDAVDGIIAKSFNMQTDLGAYLDPIADKTLLVSAYIVLGGKGLLPLWVVIPVVSRDALIVGGALLFDKLTGRLNMEPLLVSKLNTVMQLLLIIAAMLPSVFASPIAPVVTLLSTAVLVTTLVSGAAYVYIWTMRVHVLERVSDADTKGNNREP from the coding sequence ATGAACATCGCCAACATCATATCACTGGCCAGACTGCTGTCGGTGCCTGTCTTCGTATGGCTGATCCTGATCGACGAAACCGCCGCCGCGTTCTGGCTGTTTCTGGCAGCCGCCATCAGCGATGCCGTCGACGGGATCATCGCCAAAAGCTTCAACATGCAGACCGATCTCGGCGCCTATCTCGATCCGATTGCCGACAAAACACTTTTGGTAAGCGCTTATATCGTTCTCGGCGGCAAGGGACTTCTGCCGTTGTGGGTCGTCATTCCTGTGGTTTCCCGCGATGCCCTGATCGTCGGCGGCGCGCTGCTCTTCGACAAACTAACGGGCAGGCTGAATATGGAACCTCTTCTGGTCAGCAAGCTGAACACGGTGATGCAGCTTTTGTTGATCATAGCCGCCATGTTGCCGAGTGTATTTGCGTCCCCCATCGCACCCGTCGTAACGTTGCTGAGTACCGCTGTTTTAGTCACGACACTGGTTTCAGGGGCTGCTTACGTGTACATCTGGACCATGCGGGTACATGTACTTGAACGGGTAAGCGACGCGGATACAAAGGGAAACAATCGTGAGCCGTGA
- a CDS encoding DUF2066 domain-containing protein, with amino-acid sequence MAPIAEKRFTPYPRLLAALFIAAMVSWPAQFARADVFEVKNVGVDVKAATAAEARKQALAQAERRAFYVLVSRMTLSEDEERIPEFSNAEIAPYVRDFSVAREKASSVRYIARLNYRFKPDAIRGLLRSYNVPFAETPSKPMVVLPVYEIGASAVLWDEPNPWRQAWSGRDRPEGLVPLIVPIGDLSDISTVGVSEAMAGDTNRLGVIAERYAAADTVVAHNNQTADPASGRQMMTVTLLRPSDPIEVEYRTDSYIQNEGETPDAMMARVTEATAKRIENIWKRRNLISQSGTGVLAVTIPITGLKDWLTIRDQLSRVGIIRESEIVLMSKDQVRVNVHFVGGAEQLITALEQANLSMLQESGEWIIMPIGVFQPPKT; translated from the coding sequence ATGGCGCCCATAGCCGAAAAACGTTTCACTCCGTATCCCCGCCTGCTGGCAGCGCTGTTTATCGCCGCCATGGTCTCCTGGCCAGCCCAATTTGCCCGGGCCGATGTCTTCGAGGTGAAAAATGTCGGCGTCGACGTCAAGGCGGCGACGGCTGCCGAAGCCCGTAAGCAGGCTCTGGCGCAAGCGGAACGGCGCGCTTTTTACGTGCTTGTTTCGAGAATGACCCTGAGCGAGGATGAAGAACGCATTCCCGAATTCTCTAATGCCGAAATCGCACCGTATGTTCGCGATTTCTCGGTTGCGCGGGAAAAAGCGTCGAGCGTGCGATATATTGCGCGCCTGAACTACCGCTTCAAACCCGATGCCATTCGCGGTCTGCTGCGGTCTTATAATGTCCCGTTCGCGGAAACCCCTTCAAAGCCGATGGTTGTGCTTCCGGTTTACGAAATCGGTGCCAGTGCCGTTTTGTGGGACGAACCGAATCCCTGGCGTCAGGCATGGAGCGGCCGGGACCGCCCCGAGGGACTGGTGCCTCTTATCGTGCCGATCGGCGATCTTTCGGACATTTCCACCGTCGGCGTCAGCGAGGCAATGGCAGGCGACACCAACAGGCTCGGCGTTATCGCCGAACGATATGCCGCCGCCGACACAGTCGTTGCCCATAACAATCAAACAGCCGATCCGGCAAGCGGCCGGCAGATGATGACCGTGACACTGTTGCGCCCAAGCGATCCGATCGAAGTGGAATACCGCACGGACAGTTATATCCAAAACGAAGGCGAGACACCGGATGCCATGATGGCACGTGTGACGGAAGCAACGGCGAAGCGAATCGAGAACATCTGGAAACGCCGGAATCTGATTTCCCAGTCCGGCACGGGGGTTCTGGCTGTCACCATTCCGATCACCGGCCTTAAAGACTGGCTCACCATCCGCGATCAGTTATCGCGTGTCGGCATCATCCGGGAATCCGAAATTGTCCTGATGTCCAAGGATCAGGTCCGCGTGAATGTGCATTTCGTTGGTGGCGCGGAGCAACTGATCACCGCCCTTGAGCAGGCAAACCTGTCGATGCTGCAGGAAAGCGGTGAATGGATCATCATGCCGATCGGTGTCTTTCAGCCGCCTAAGACCTGA
- the purM gene encoding phosphoribosylformylglycinamidine cyclo-ligase, with protein sequence MTEPTEKTTDKAASALSYKDAGVDIEAGNELVRRIGPIAAKTMRSGVVADLGGFGALFDVAKAGYKDPVLVSGTDGVGTKLMLAIESGVHGSVGIDLVAMCANDLVVQGAEPLFFLDYFASGKLDVGVAESVITGIAEGCKQAGAALIGGETAEMPGMYDDGHYDLAGFCVGAVERADVLPRSDIAVGDVILGITSSGVHSNGYSLVRKVVARAGLAWDAPSPFDEAKTLAESFLTPTRMYVKPCLSAIKAGGVKALAHITGGGLVENLPRVLPKGMGADIDAAAWQGLAVFSWLKKAGNIDSAEMFRAFNAGIGMVVVCAPEDAGKISDTLRAAGETVQIIGQMTGAAGADPVVIKNGDALWRG encoded by the coding sequence ATTACCGAGCCGACTGAAAAAACCACGGATAAAGCCGCTTCCGCACTTAGCTACAAAGACGCTGGCGTCGATATCGAAGCCGGCAACGAGTTGGTGCGCCGGATCGGTCCGATTGCAGCGAAAACCATGCGTTCAGGTGTCGTTGCGGATTTGGGCGGTTTTGGGGCGTTGTTCGATGTTGCCAAGGCCGGATACAAGGATCCGGTGTTGGTTTCCGGTACGGATGGCGTCGGCACCAAGCTGATGCTGGCGATCGAAAGCGGTGTACACGGCAGCGTGGGTATCGATCTGGTTGCCATGTGCGCCAACGATCTGGTGGTGCAGGGCGCGGAACCGCTGTTTTTCCTGGATTACTTTGCCTCTGGGAAGCTCGACGTCGGGGTCGCGGAAAGTGTCATCACCGGCATTGCCGAAGGATGCAAGCAGGCAGGCGCTGCGCTGATCGGCGGCGAAACGGCAGAAATGCCCGGTATGTACGATGACGGTCATTATGACCTTGCCGGATTCTGCGTCGGTGCCGTGGAACGGGCCGACGTGCTGCCCAGATCGGACATCGCCGTTGGCGACGTTATTCTCGGTATAACATCTAGTGGTGTGCACTCGAACGGTTATTCGCTTGTCCGCAAGGTCGTGGCGCGCGCAGGTCTGGCCTGGGACGCACCATCGCCGTTCGACGAAGCTAAAACCTTGGCCGAATCGTTTCTGACGCCGACACGCATGTATGTGAAGCCCTGCCTCTCGGCGATCAAGGCCGGCGGCGTCAAGGCGCTGGCGCATATCACCGGCGGTGGGCTTGTCGAAAACCTGCCGCGCGTTCTGCCGAAAGGTATGGGGGCGGATATCGATGCCGCTGCATGGCAGGGCCTGGCGGTATTCTCGTGGCTAAAGAAAGCCGGAAATATCGACAGCGCCGAGATGTTCCGCGCCTTTAACGCCGGTATCGGCATGGTTGTCGTATGTGCACCGGAAGATGCCGGAAAGATTTCCGATACCCTTCGGGCCGCCGGAGAAACCGTGCAGATCATCGGTCAAATGACCGGGGCTGCCGGGGCTGATCCGGTTGTCATCAAAAACGGCGATGCGCTATGGCGCGGATGA
- the purN gene encoding phosphoribosylglycinamide formyltransferase, whose translation MARMKIAVLVSGRGSNMQAILDASADNQFPAEVAVVISNIEGAPALARAEAAGVRTATVRHKDFPDRESFDRRVSEEIKSAGCELVVLAGFMRLLSEEFCETWRDRLINIHPSLLPSFKGLDVHARMINAGVRFGGCTVHYVRHEMDTGPIIVQAAVPVHPGDDADTLAARILEQEHIIYPLAVRWIAEGRVRITGEVVRVSGAKAPDGALINYQD comes from the coding sequence ATGGCGCGGATGAAGATCGCCGTTCTCGTTTCCGGCCGGGGATCGAACATGCAGGCGATCCTCGATGCCAGTGCCGATAATCAATTCCCGGCAGAAGTCGCCGTCGTGATCTCAAATATAGAAGGTGCCCCGGCGCTGGCCCGTGCCGAAGCTGCCGGGGTCAGGACGGCTACGGTCCGTCACAAGGACTTCCCCGATAGGGAAAGCTTTGACCGGCGCGTCAGCGAAGAAATCAAGTCCGCCGGATGTGAGCTGGTCGTTCTTGCCGGGTTCATGCGATTGCTCAGCGAAGAATTCTGTGAAACGTGGCGTGACCGGCTGATAAATATCCATCCGTCCCTGTTGCCGTCCTTTAAGGGCTTGGATGTGCATGCGCGGATGATCAACGCCGGGGTCAGGTTCGGCGGTTGCACGGTGCATTACGTCCGCCATGAAATGGACACGGGCCCGATTATCGTTCAGGCGGCAGTCCCCGTTCATCCGGGCGATGACGCCGATACACTGGCGGCCCGCATTCTTGAGCAGGAACACATCATCTATCCGCTTGCCGTCAGGTGGATTGCCGAGGGCAGGGTCCGGATCACGGGCGAGGTTGTTCGGGTTTCCGGCGCAAAGGCGCCGGATGGGGCGTTAATCAACTATCAGGACTGA
- the ndk gene encoding nucleoside-diphosphate kinase gives MAVERTLSIIKPDATRRNLTGKINARFEENGLRIVAQKRIQLTRAQAEAFYGVHKERSFFGDLCDFMTSGPVVVQVLEGESAVTKNREIMGATNPANADEGTIRKDFAENVEANSVHGSDSPENAAIEISFFFAETEIVG, from the coding sequence ATGGCCGTAGAACGGACACTCTCGATCATTAAACCAGACGCCACGCGCCGTAATCTGACGGGTAAGATCAATGCCCGCTTCGAAGAAAACGGACTGCGCATTGTCGCGCAAAAACGCATTCAGCTGACCCGTGCACAGGCCGAGGCATTTTACGGTGTGCACAAGGAACGCTCGTTCTTTGGCGACCTCTGTGACTTTATGACCTCGGGTCCCGTTGTCGTTCAGGTTCTCGAAGGCGAAAGCGCCGTGACCAAGAACCGGGAAATCATGGGCGCGACCAATCCGGCAAACGCCGACGAAGGTACGATCCGCAAGGACTTCGCCGAAAACGTCGAAGCCAACTCGGTGCACGGTTCCGATTCGCCGGAAAATGCCGCCATCGAAATTTCGTTCTTCTTTGCTGAGACCGAAATTGTCGGCTGA
- a CDS encoding NIPSNAP family protein: MIIDHRTYTIAHGRNKEYLALFEAEALPVQLKHIGNLIAYFTTAVGPVNEVVHLWGFEDFADMERRRKARDADPAWAEYKRKSAGMLIDQRNKILTPASFSPLK; the protein is encoded by the coding sequence ATGATTATCGACCATCGCACCTACACCATCGCACACGGACGCAACAAGGAATATCTGGCGCTGTTCGAAGCCGAGGCACTGCCCGTGCAATTAAAGCATATAGGCAATCTGATCGCCTATTTCACCACCGCCGTGGGACCGGTGAACGAGGTTGTCCACCTTTGGGGATTTGAGGATTTCGCCGACATGGAGCGCCGCCGCAAGGCACGCGATGCCGATCCGGCATGGGCTGAATACAAGCGCAAGTCGGCTGGAATGCTGATCGACCAGCGGAACAAGATTCTCACACCGGCCAGCTTCTCGCCGCTGAAATAG
- a CDS encoding thiamine pyrophosphate-binding protein yields MASLAEEIAKVLKARKVTRIFGIPGGGSSLDLIDAADKAGIPFTLTRTEAAATIMAAVTGELTGAPGAVLVGVGPGASSATNGLAYASLERSPMVLFIDGPASTMHQHFNQQAMFAPISRGTARLQPADGAEVLDNLLKTTLSAPEGPVMVELTAGDAAAKANTCIPSDDATPPPPSTDDLAAAASMIAASKRPMVIVGLEARLHADAVRAFADRLGCAAMTTYKAGGIISAESPGFIGPITGAAGEMPILQKADLIIGIGFDPIEFIPGTWPADFPPFLQIGEGSPANPRVPFDLKLTGPLETILRALGDGLTDSGWADSGLNELKAIAERIYTPDSNGFSTAAAIDAIGESIDHGTRICVDAGAHMFATIGRWPATKPQGILKSNGLSTMGYALPAAIASALADPATPVMAVTGDGGISMCVGELATARELNLDITLVVMNDSALSLIDIKQQRQQRPSLGVRYPAQDFAAIAKAYGWQGVRANDATQLKAALVIPGPKLIDVRIDAAGYGDDMSRLRG; encoded by the coding sequence ATGGCCTCGCTTGCCGAAGAAATTGCAAAGGTTCTGAAGGCCCGCAAGGTGACACGTATATTCGGCATACCCGGCGGCGGCTCCAGCCTTGATCTGATCGATGCCGCCGACAAGGCCGGCATTCCGTTTACACTGACCCGTACCGAAGCCGCAGCGACCATCATGGCCGCCGTGACAGGTGAACTGACCGGCGCCCCGGGTGCGGTTCTCGTCGGCGTCGGACCTGGCGCATCAAGCGCCACCAACGGGCTTGCCTATGCATCGCTCGAGCGCTCGCCCATGGTGCTGTTCATCGACGGTCCGGCGTCGACGATGCATCAGCATTTCAATCAGCAGGCAATGTTCGCACCGATCTCGCGCGGCACGGCACGATTGCAACCGGCCGACGGCGCCGAGGTTCTAGATAATTTGCTGAAGACCACGCTCAGCGCACCTGAAGGCCCCGTTATGGTCGAGCTGACGGCCGGCGATGCCGCCGCCAAAGCCAACACATGCATACCGTCAGATGACGCTACACCACCACCGCCATCGACAGATGACCTTGCCGCCGCCGCAAGCATGATCGCCGCAAGCAAGCGGCCGATGGTCATTGTCGGCCTTGAAGCCCGCCTGCATGCGGACGCCGTCCGCGCGTTCGCCGACCGGCTGGGCTGCGCCGCCATGACCACCTATAAGGCGGGGGGCATTATATCCGCAGAATCCCCCGGATTCATCGGGCCGATTACGGGGGCCGCCGGTGAAATGCCGATTTTGCAAAAGGCGGACCTGATAATAGGCATCGGCTTCGATCCGATTGAATTCATTCCGGGCACATGGCCGGCGGATTTTCCCCCGTTCCTTCAGATCGGCGAGGGCTCGCCCGCGAATCCGCGTGTGCCGTTCGATCTTAAACTGACCGGCCCCCTTGAGACGATCCTCCGCGCGCTCGGAGATGGCCTCACGGACAGCGGCTGGGCCGACAGCGGCCTCAATGAATTGAAAGCCATTGCTGAACGGATTTACACACCTGACAGCAACGGCTTCTCGACAGCGGCGGCGATCGACGCGATCGGCGAATCGATAGATCACGGCACGCGCATATGCGTCGATGCCGGCGCCCACATGTTCGCTACCATCGGCCGCTGGCCGGCCACGAAGCCACAGGGCATTCTGAAATCGAACGGTCTTTCGACGATGGGGTATGCATTGCCCGCAGCCATAGCATCGGCGCTTGCCGATCCGGCGACACCGGTCATGGCCGTCACCGGTGACGGCGGCATTTCCATGTGCGTCGGCGAACTTGCAACGGCAAGGGAACTGAACCTGGATATCACGCTGGTCGTCATGAACGACAGCGCACTCTCGCTGATCGACATCAAGCAGCAACGCCAACAGCGGCCGAGCCTGGGCGTCCGCTATCCGGCACAGGACTTTGCCGCCATCGCCAAGGCCTATGGCTGGCAGGGCGTCCGCGCCAACGATGCGACGCAACTGAAGGCAGCCCTTGTAATACCGGGACCGAAGCTGATCGATGTCCGCATCGATGCCGCCGGTTACGGCGATGACATGTCGCGTTTACGCGGCTGA